From Zalophus californianus isolate mZalCal1 chromosome 16, mZalCal1.pri.v2, whole genome shotgun sequence, one genomic window encodes:
- the LOC113939858 gene encoding CMRF35-like molecule 7 — translation MWLLPVLLLLIIQGHFSICQEGMVRATEWGTLTAYCEYTPGWESYKKWWCHGKNWIYCKILVKTTRTNEPVKKGRAFIQDNPNQRTFTMTLEEFRPDDADTYWCGIERTGVDPVYKLSVIVDPAPDPADFPKPVMRPTTASWDSTFPFTQGINSTQLVTLTNPDSR, via the exons ATGTGGCTGCTCCCGGTTCTGCTCCTTCTCATCATCCAAG GCCACTTCTCCATCTGCCAAGAGGGGATGGTGAGAGCCACAGAGTGGGGCACACTGACAGCTTATTGTGAGTATACCCCAGGATGGGAATCCTACAAGAAGTGGTGGTGCCACGGGAAGAACTGGATTTACTGCAAAATCCTTGTAAAAACCACCAGGACGAATGAACCGGTAAAGAAGGGCCGAGCATTCATCCAGGACAATCCCAACCAACGCACATTCACCATGACCTTAGAGGAGTTCCGTCCAGATGATGCAGACACCTACTGGTGTGGGATTGAGAGAACCGGCGTTGACCCAGTGTACAAATTATCTGTGATTGTTGACCCAG CACCGGATCCAGCAGATTTTCCCAAGCCTGTGATGAGACCCACAACAGCCAGTTGGGATTCCACATTTCCATTTACCCAGGGCATTAACAGTACCCAGCTCGTGACTCTGACCAACCCCGATAGCAGGTGA